In Streptomyces seoulensis, the following are encoded in one genomic region:
- a CDS encoding acetate kinase codes for MTPTRVLVLNSGSSSLKYQLLDMRDSSRLAVGLVERIGEQTSRLRHTPLASGETREQSGPIADHETALKAVAEELARDGLGLDSPELAAIGHRVVHGGMFFTEPTVIDDSVLTEIERLIPVAPLHNPANLTGIRTARALRPDLPQVAVFDTAFHTSMPESAARYAIDPRIADRYRIRRYGFHGTSHAYVSRETARLLGRAPEEVNVIVLHLGNGASASAVERGRCVDTSMGLTPLEGLVMGTRSGDLDPAVIFHFARVGDMSMDEIDTLLNKRSGLFGLCGDNDMREIRRRVDEGDEAAALAFDIYIHRIKKYIGAYYAVLGQVDAVAFTAGVGENAAAVRAAAVAGLEGLGLAVDEELNAVRSDDARLISPASARVAVAVVPTDEELEIATQTYALVGKKS; via the coding sequence GTGACCCCCACCCGTGTACTCGTCCTCAACTCCGGCTCGTCCTCGCTGAAGTACCAGCTCCTGGACATGCGGGACAGCAGCCGTCTCGCGGTGGGTCTGGTGGAGCGGATCGGCGAGCAGACCTCCCGGCTGCGCCACACCCCGCTCGCAAGCGGCGAGACCCGCGAGCAGAGCGGGCCGATCGCCGACCACGAGACCGCGCTGAAGGCGGTCGCCGAGGAACTGGCCCGCGACGGCCTCGGCCTGGACTCCCCGGAACTGGCCGCGATCGGGCACCGGGTGGTGCACGGCGGCATGTTCTTCACCGAGCCCACCGTCATCGACGACTCGGTGCTCACCGAGATCGAGCGGCTGATCCCGGTCGCCCCGCTGCACAACCCGGCCAACCTGACCGGCATCCGTACCGCCAGGGCGCTGCGCCCGGACCTGCCGCAGGTGGCCGTCTTCGACACCGCGTTCCACACCTCGATGCCGGAGTCCGCGGCGCGGTACGCGATCGACCCGAGGATCGCCGACCGGTACCGCATCCGCCGCTACGGCTTCCACGGCACCTCGCACGCCTACGTGTCCCGGGAGACCGCGCGGCTGCTCGGCAGGGCGCCCGAAGAGGTGAACGTGATCGTGCTGCACCTGGGCAACGGCGCGTCCGCCTCCGCGGTGGAGCGTGGCCGGTGCGTGGACACCTCGATGGGGCTGACCCCGCTGGAGGGGCTGGTGATGGGTACCCGGTCCGGTGATCTGGACCCGGCGGTCATCTTCCATTTTGCCCGTGTCGGGGATATGTCCATGGACGAGATCGACACTCTTCTCAACAAGAGGAGCGGCCTGTTCGGTCTGTGCGGGGACAATGACATGCGGGAGATCCGACGCCGCGTCGACGAGGGCGACGAAGCGGCGGCCCTCGCCTTCGACATTTACATTCATCGCATCAAGAAGTACATCGGCGCCTATTACGCCGTACTCGGACAGGTGGACGCGGTGGCGTTCACGGCCGGCGTCGGGGAGAACGCGGCGGCCGTGCGCGCCGCGGCGGTCGCGGGCCTTGAGGGCCTTGGCCTTGCGGTGGACGAGGAGCTGAACGCCGTACGGTCCGACGACGCCCGGCTGATCTCGCCCGCGTCCGCGCGGGTGGCCGTCGCCGTGGTGCCGACCGACGAGGAACTGGAGATCGCGACGCAGACCTATGCGCTGGTCGGAAAGAAGAGCTGA